One genomic window of Sphingobacterium oryzagri includes the following:
- a CDS encoding acyltransferase family protein → MQKQHFLVLDGLRGIAAIIIVIFHFMEWLITDFKENFIGHGFLAVDFFFCLSGFVIAYAYDEKIRLIGLKKFFVARLIRLHPLVVIGSVLGMVGLLWTRFSESGNYSLSMLVKLFVSSLLLIPYPVLPERAYNLFSINAPAWTLFWEYVANIAYALYLFKIRRNMLFLLVSLCAIYLVYLSYSYGNLAGGWSKDNWEVGGIRLAYSFCAGLILYRNRLVIKNKLGFIAPTVLLILALFMPFLSFNWLVEAIIVIVYFPFIIALGAGTHVNRTVVHICRFLGNLSYPLYMTHYCVIWAFGAYLQSAYFDPNRIGYVIVGGTLILIGFGYLIMRFVDTLIRKKLTRSTTTIS, encoded by the coding sequence ATGCAGAAACAGCATTTTCTGGTATTAGACGGGCTTAGAGGTATCGCGGCCATTATAATCGTGATCTTTCACTTTATGGAATGGCTGATAACAGATTTTAAAGAAAATTTTATCGGTCACGGCTTTTTGGCTGTCGATTTTTTCTTCTGCTTGTCGGGATTTGTGATTGCTTACGCATATGACGAAAAAATAAGGCTGATCGGACTAAAGAAATTCTTCGTCGCCCGCCTGATACGTTTGCATCCACTTGTCGTGATTGGTTCGGTCTTGGGCATGGTAGGACTATTATGGACACGATTCTCCGAAAGTGGCAATTACAGCTTGTCTATGCTTGTCAAACTTTTTGTTTCTTCTTTACTCTTAATACCCTACCCTGTTCTGCCGGAACGAGCTTATAATCTTTTTAGTATTAATGCCCCCGCCTGGACACTTTTTTGGGAATACGTGGCCAATATTGCGTATGCACTTTACCTGTTTAAAATACGTAGAAATATGCTCTTTCTGCTGGTTTCGCTGTGTGCTATCTACCTCGTTTACCTAAGCTACAGCTACGGCAATCTGGCGGGCGGCTGGAGCAAAGATAATTGGGAAGTTGGCGGTATTCGGTTAGCGTATTCTTTCTGCGCCGGGTTGATATTGTACAGAAATCGATTGGTTATAAAAAACAAACTAGGCTTTATCGCACCAACGGTGCTGCTAATACTCGCCTTGTTTATGCCATTCCTGAGCTTTAATTGGCTAGTTGAGGCGATTATCGTGATCGTATACTTTCCCTTTATAATCGCTTTAGGTGCTGGTACACATGTGAACCGAACGGTGGTGCATATATGTCGGTTTTTAGGAAACCTTTCCTATCCGCTCTACATGACGCATTATTGCGTCATTTGGGCTTTCGGAGCTTATTTACAAAGCGCATATTTTGACCCGAACCGCATTGGCTATGTCATCGTCGGTGGTACGCTTATTTTAATCGGCTTTGGCTATTTGATTATGCGGTTTGTAGACACACTAATACGAAAAAAACTAACACGTAGCACGACAACGATTTCCTAA